One Streptomyces sp. NBC_00223 genomic window carries:
- the pafA gene encoding Pup--protein ligase has product MDRRIFGLENEYGVTCTFRGQRRLSPDEVARYLFRRVVSWGRSSNVFLRNGARLYLDVGSHPEYATPECDNVAELVTHDKAGERILEGLLVDAERRLHEEGIAGDVYLFKNNTDSAGNSYGCHENYLVARHGEFSRLADILIPFLVTRQLLCGAGKVLQTPRGAVFCVSQRAEHIWEGVSSATTRSRPIINTRDEPHADAERYRRLHVIVGDSNMSETTMLLKVGATDLVLRMIEAGTVMRDLTLENPIRAIREVSHDITGRRKVRLASGREASALDIQQEYYSKAVEFCERRGIRSGVIEQVLELWGRALESIGSGDLSRIGTEIDWVMKYQLIERYRNRDNITMSHPRVAQIDLAYHDIHRRRGLYYLLERKGQAKRICDDLKIFEAKSVPPQTTRARLRGDFIRRAQEQRRDFTVDWVHLKLNDQAQRTVLCKDPFRSVDDRVEKLIAGM; this is encoded by the coding sequence ATGGACCGCCGCATTTTCGGGCTGGAGAACGAGTACGGCGTCACATGCACGTTCAGGGGACAGCGGCGTCTGTCCCCTGACGAGGTGGCGCGCTACCTCTTCCGCCGTGTCGTGTCATGGGGCCGTAGCAGCAATGTTTTCCTCCGCAACGGTGCCCGCCTCTATCTCGACGTGGGTTCGCACCCGGAGTACGCCACTCCCGAGTGCGACAACGTCGCCGAACTCGTCACGCACGACAAGGCCGGTGAACGCATCCTCGAAGGTCTTCTGGTGGACGCCGAACGGCGCCTTCACGAAGAGGGCATCGCGGGAGATGTGTACCTGTTCAAGAACAACACCGACTCGGCCGGGAACTCCTACGGATGCCACGAGAATTATCTGGTGGCACGGCACGGGGAATTCTCCCGGCTGGCGGACATCCTCATTCCCTTCCTCGTCACCCGGCAGTTGCTGTGCGGCGCGGGCAAGGTGCTGCAGACCCCGCGCGGAGCCGTCTTCTGCGTGAGCCAGCGCGCCGAGCACATCTGGGAGGGTGTCAGCTCCGCCACCACCCGGTCCCGCCCCATCATCAACACCCGCGACGAACCCCACGCCGACGCCGAGCGGTACCGCAGGCTGCATGTCATCGTCGGCGACTCCAACATGTCCGAGACCACGATGCTGCTCAAGGTCGGCGCCACCGACCTGGTGCTGCGGATGATCGAGGCCGGCACCGTCATGCGCGACCTCACCCTGGAGAACCCGATCCGGGCCATCCGCGAGGTCAGCCACGACATCACCGGCCGCCGCAAGGTCCGGCTCGCCTCGGGCCGGGAGGCGTCCGCGCTCGACATCCAGCAGGAGTACTACTCCAAGGCCGTCGAGTTCTGCGAGCGCCGCGGTATCCGCAGCGGCGTCATCGAGCAGGTGCTCGAACTGTGGGGCCGCGCCCTGGAGTCCATCGGCAGCGGCGATCTGTCCAGGATCGGCACCGAGATCGACTGGGTGATGAAGTACCAGCTCATCGAGCGGTACCGCAACCGGGACAACATCACCATGTCCCACCCCCGGGTCGCCCAGATAGACCTCGCCTACCACGACATCCACCGCAGGCGCGGGCTGTACTACCTGCTGGAGCGCAAGGGCCAGGCCAAGCGGATCTGCGACGACCTCAAGATCTTCGAGGCCAAGTCGGTGCCCCCGCAGACCACCAGGGCCCGGCTGCGCGGCGACTTCATCCGCCGTGCCCAGGAGCAGCGCCGCGACTTCACCGTCGACTGGGTGCATCTCAAGCTCAACGACCAGGCGCAGCGGACCGTGCTGTGCAAGGACCCCTTCCGGTCGGTCGACGACCGGGTGGAGAAGCTCATCGCGGGCATGTAG
- a CDS encoding FKBP-type peptidyl-prolyl cis-trans isomerase, translating into MRRRSVLLAVPALMLTAAGCGSSNDKKGDSASSSSPSTASPTTSPKSDTVTGPVPDITAGTAFGQKPTIAKGTGTPSKQLAVKTVIAGDGPAIAGGDYVEVNYLGQIWDTAKVFDTSFGRGPYTTVIGQGKVIPGWDQGLLGEKVKSRIELAIPPSLGYGDSGNADAGITGTDTLVFVVDILNRYNGKSSVTGKAVAQNDANLPKVGANTNGAPPSITVPKVKAPTKLVSEYILEGDGPEVKATDTLLLQYKGVLWDGGKEFDSSYSHGELAAFPLANLIQGWQQGLVGKKSGSRVMLVTPPELAYQDKAQDGIPANSTLVFTLDILAIL; encoded by the coding sequence GTGCGCCGACGCTCCGTCCTGCTCGCCGTGCCCGCGCTCATGCTCACCGCCGCCGGCTGCGGCAGTAGTAATGACAAGAAGGGCGATTCGGCGTCGTCCAGCTCACCGTCGACGGCCTCGCCGACCACCTCGCCCAAGTCCGACACCGTCACCGGCCCGGTCCCGGACATCACCGCGGGCACCGCTTTCGGTCAGAAGCCGACCATCGCCAAGGGGACGGGCACCCCCTCGAAGCAGCTCGCCGTCAAGACCGTGATCGCGGGCGACGGCCCCGCGATCGCCGGCGGCGACTATGTCGAGGTGAACTATCTCGGCCAGATCTGGGACACCGCCAAGGTCTTCGACACCTCCTTCGGCCGCGGCCCGTACACGACCGTCATCGGCCAGGGGAAGGTCATCCCCGGCTGGGACCAGGGTCTGCTGGGCGAGAAGGTCAAGAGCCGTATCGAGCTGGCCATTCCGCCGTCGCTGGGCTACGGCGACTCCGGCAACGCCGACGCGGGCATCACGGGCACCGACACGCTGGTGTTCGTCGTCGACATCCTGAACCGGTACAACGGCAAGAGCTCGGTCACCGGCAAGGCCGTCGCCCAGAACGACGCGAACCTGCCGAAGGTCGGCGCCAACACCAACGGCGCCCCGCCGTCCATCACCGTGCCCAAGGTCAAGGCGCCCACCAAGCTGGTCTCGGAGTACATCCTCGAAGGCGACGGCCCCGAGGTGAAGGCCACCGACACCCTGCTGCTCCAGTACAAGGGCGTGCTGTGGGACGGTGGCAAGGAGTTCGACTCCAGCTACAGCCACGGCGAGCTGGCCGCCTTCCCGCTGGCCAACCTGATCCAGGGCTGGCAGCAGGGCCTGGTGGGCAAGAAGTCCGGCAGCCGGGTGATGCTGGTGACACCGCCCGAACTGGCCTACCAGGACAAGGCCCAGGACGGCATTCCGGCCAACTCCACGCTGGTCTTCACGTTGGACATCCTGGCGATTCTGTAA
- a CDS encoding FKBP-type peptidyl-prolyl cis-trans isomerase has protein sequence MSIEKPEIDFPGGEPPAELEIKDIWEGDGPVAKAGDTVSVHYVGVAFSTGEEFDASWNRGAPLRFPLGAGRVIAGWDQGVQGMKVGGRRQLIIPAHLAYGDSGAGGAIKPGETLIFVCDLVSV, from the coding sequence GTGAGCATCGAGAAGCCCGAGATCGACTTCCCGGGCGGCGAACCGCCGGCCGAACTGGAGATCAAGGACATCTGGGAGGGCGACGGACCGGTCGCCAAGGCCGGGGACACCGTCTCCGTCCACTACGTCGGCGTGGCCTTCTCCACGGGCGAGGAGTTCGACGCGAGCTGGAACCGCGGCGCCCCGCTGCGCTTCCCGCTGGGCGCCGGCCGGGTCATCGCGGGCTGGGACCAGGGCGTGCAGGGTATGAAGGTCGGCGGACGCCGCCAGCTGATCATCCCCGCGCACCTCGCCTACGGCGACAGTGGCGCCGGCGGCGCCATCAAGCCCGGTGAGACGCTGATCTTCGTCTGCGACCTGGTCTCCGTCTGA
- a CDS encoding helix-turn-helix transcriptional regulator produces MAIAKAERLMNLALCLMNARRPVSKRELRESIEAYHEVTSDDSFNRMFERDKDDLRELGLVIDTVENFEGEYGYLARSDRNRLPDIALDPEEAAALGLAAKVWQQARLAEAASGALQKLRAAGVPYEATSSVLEPRIPAPEPAFEALMLATRERRAVAFDYRKTSAVRPEPRLVEPWALECWRGHWYLAGHDRDRGAVRVFRLSRISGKVRARGSFTAEVPDHVDVREIVARWAGEGVTIATARIRLRRDSGYPLRSRAVTTTPVDADWDELEIPYGHGLDAWLAEFGPDVVVLAPDELRAGVLDRLRAVAKG; encoded by the coding sequence ATGGCGATCGCCAAGGCGGAGCGGCTGATGAATCTGGCGCTGTGCCTGATGAACGCCCGGCGGCCGGTCAGCAAACGTGAGCTGCGCGAGTCCATCGAGGCGTACCACGAGGTCACCTCCGACGACTCCTTCAACCGGATGTTCGAGCGGGACAAGGACGACCTGCGCGAACTCGGCCTGGTCATCGACACCGTGGAGAACTTCGAGGGCGAGTACGGCTATCTCGCCCGCAGCGACCGCAACCGGCTGCCCGACATCGCCCTCGACCCCGAGGAGGCCGCCGCGCTCGGCCTGGCCGCGAAGGTCTGGCAGCAGGCCCGCCTCGCCGAGGCCGCCAGCGGCGCCTTGCAGAAGCTGCGCGCGGCCGGGGTGCCGTACGAGGCCACCAGCAGCGTGCTCGAACCCCGTATCCCCGCGCCCGAGCCGGCCTTCGAGGCGCTGATGCTCGCCACCCGTGAGCGGCGGGCGGTCGCCTTCGACTACCGCAAGACCAGCGCGGTACGCCCCGAGCCGCGGCTGGTCGAGCCCTGGGCGCTGGAGTGCTGGCGCGGCCACTGGTACCTGGCCGGGCACGACCGCGACCGCGGGGCCGTACGCGTCTTCCGGCTCTCCCGGATCTCCGGCAAGGTCCGCGCCCGCGGCTCCTTCACCGCCGAGGTGCCCGATCATGTGGACGTCCGCGAGATCGTCGCCCGCTGGGCCGGGGAGGGCGTCACGATCGCCACCGCCCGGATCAGGCTGCGCCGCGACAGCGGCTATCCGCTGCGCTCCCGGGCGGTGACCACCACCCCGGTCGACGCCGACTGGGACGAACTGGAGATCCCGTACGGGCACGGACTGGACGCCTGGCTGGCCGAGTTCGGCCCCGATGTGGTGGTCCTGGCCCCGGACGAGCTGCGGGCCGGCGTCCTGGACCGGCTGCGCGCCGTGGCGAAGGGCTGA
- a CDS encoding helix-turn-helix transcriptional regulator, with protein MSNAIDQTRRMLSLVTYLRERPGARVSEVARAFGVTEAELIGDLNVLPLCGTSFRGGDLLDIDTDGERIWWHNPGTADDVAQPLRLASDEATALLVAARAVANLPGLRDRDRQALLRAGAKLEAAAGEVAGASAQLSVTFEAEGSVFATVDRAITEQRLLWIRYYSPARDALTEREVDPIRLFAVGHTYFEGWCRLSEDRRTFRLDRVAEIRLLDEPSDPPRIEPRDLSQGLVQPAGDDPEVVIEVGPGGRWVAEYYPHDSAEELPDGGLRITLRTPDPGSLRRLALRLGRDGRIVSPAVLAADAREAAVTALAAYGE; from the coding sequence ATGAGCAACGCGATCGATCAGACCCGGCGGATGCTGTCCCTCGTGACGTATCTGCGCGAGCGGCCCGGCGCGCGGGTCAGCGAGGTGGCGCGGGCCTTCGGGGTGACCGAGGCCGAGCTGATCGGCGACCTCAATGTGCTGCCGCTGTGCGGTACGAGCTTCCGCGGCGGCGATCTGCTGGACATCGACACCGACGGCGAACGCATCTGGTGGCACAACCCCGGCACCGCCGACGACGTGGCCCAGCCGCTGCGGCTGGCCTCCGACGAGGCCACCGCGCTGCTGGTGGCCGCCCGCGCGGTGGCCAATCTGCCGGGGCTGCGCGACCGCGACCGGCAGGCGCTGCTGCGCGCGGGCGCCAAGCTGGAGGCCGCGGCGGGCGAGGTGGCCGGGGCCAGCGCCCAGCTGTCGGTGACCTTCGAGGCCGAGGGCAGCGTCTTCGCCACCGTGGACCGGGCGATCACCGAGCAGCGACTGCTGTGGATCCGCTACTACTCGCCCGCCCGCGACGCCCTCACCGAGCGCGAGGTGGACCCGATCCGGCTGTTCGCCGTCGGCCACACCTACTTCGAGGGCTGGTGCCGGCTGTCGGAGGACCGCCGTACCTTCCGGCTCGACCGGGTCGCCGAGATCCGGCTGCTCGACGAGCCCTCCGACCCGCCGCGGATCGAGCCGCGCGACCTGTCGCAGGGCCTGGTCCAGCCCGCGGGCGACGACCCCGAGGTGGTCATCGAGGTCGGGCCCGGCGGACGCTGGGTCGCCGAGTACTACCCGCACGACAGCGCCGAGGAACTGCCCGACGGCGGGCTGCGGATCACCCTGCGCACCCCCGACCCGGGGTCGCTGCGCCGGCTGGCCTTGCGTCTGGGCCGCGACGGGCGGATCGTGTCACCGGCGGTGCTGGCCGCCGACGCGCGGGAGGCGGCCGTCACGGCGCTGGCCGCGTACGGGGAATGA
- the tatA gene encoding Sec-independent protein translocase subunit TatA, with translation MLGNLKPLEIGLILLVVIVLFGAKKLPDVARSLGKSARILKSEAKAMKNDGSTAPAEPTAQETTAARTIKAAPGDTTGARPVAEPDRTTTTQS, from the coding sequence ATGCTCGGCAATCTCAAGCCCCTGGAGATCGGCCTCATCCTTCTTGTCGTCATCGTGCTCTTCGGCGCCAAGAAGCTGCCCGATGTGGCCAGGTCGCTCGGCAAGTCGGCCCGCATCCTCAAGAGCGAGGCCAAGGCCATGAAGAACGACGGCTCGACGGCCCCCGCGGAGCCGACGGCGCAGGAGACCACCGCGGCCCGTACGATCAAGGCCGCGCCCGGCGACACCACCGGTGCCCGCCCGGTCGCCGAGCCGGACCGTACGACCACCACCCAGAGCTGA